A segment of the Romboutsia sp. 13368 genome:
GTATAAAAAATACTTCTTTAGCAGATATAGCTAAGGCTTGTGATATAAGTAAGGGTACACTATATTATCATTATTCTTCAAAAAATGATTTAATATCCGATATTGCAGATATTCATTTAGAGGCTATAACAAAGTCAGTAATAGACTGTGTTTCTGGTATAGAAAGTAATAATAAATCTTCAAATATGGTAAATTTAATAATGGAAAAAATAGCTTCTATAGAGGGGCGTGGAAGAATTCATATGTATATTTTATGTGAAGCTATAACTGAAAATGATACTTTAAGAGAATCAATTAAGGTTAAGTATTTAGAGTGGAGAAATACTCTAAAGAAAGAAATTTCTAAAACTATAAAAGATGATAAAGATGCTGAAGCTCTTTCATTTTTATTAGTTTCTATAGTTGATGGACTTGTAGTTCAAGGATTATTAAAATCAGAAAAAGTTCCTTATGAAAATATTGCAGAGTTTTTAGTAAAAARTTGGTTATAAAAAAGATGGTTATTAATTAAACGTATATACGTAGCTTAATGTATTAAAAATTCAAGTGGATATCNNNNNNNNNNNNNNNNNNNNNNNNNNNNNNNNNNNNNNNNNNNNNNNNNNNNNNNNNNNNNNNNNNNNNNNNNNNNNNNNNNNNNNNNNNNNNNNNNNNNNNNNNNNNNNNNNNNNNNNNNNNNNNNNNNNNNNNNNNNNNNNNNNNNNNNNNNNNNNNNNNNNNNNNNNNNNNNNNNNNNNNNNNNNNNNNNNNNNNNNNNNNNNNNNNNNNNNNNNNNNNNNNNNNNNNNNNNNNNNNNNNNNNNNNNNNNNNNNNNNNNNNNNNNNNNNNNNNNNNNNNNNNNNNNNNNNNNNNNNNNNNNNNNNNNNNNNNNNNNNNNNNNNNNNNNNNNNNNNNNNNNNNNNNNNNNNNNNNNNNNNNNNNNNNNNNNNNNNNNNNNNNNNNNNNNNNNNNNNNNNNNNNNNNNNNNNNNNNNNNNNNNNNNNNNNNNNNNNNNNNNNNNNNNNNNNNNNNNNNNNNNNNNNNNNNNNNNNNNNNNNNNNNNNNNNNNNNNNNNNNNNNNNNNNNNNNNNNNNNNNNNNNNNNNNNNNNNNNNNNNNNNNNNNNNNNNNNNNNNNNNNNNNNNNNNNNNNNNNNNNNNNNNNNNNNNNNNNNNNNNNNNNNNNNNNNNNNNNNNNNNNNNNNNNNNNNNNNNNNNNNNNNNNNNNNNNNNNNNNNNNNNNNNNNNNNNNNNNNNNNNNNNNNNNNNNNNNNNNNNNNNNNNNNNNNNNNNNNNNNNNNNNNNNNNNNNNNNNNNNNNNNNNNNNNNNNNNNNNNNNNNNNNNNNNNNNNNNNNNNNNNNNNNNNNNNNNNNNNNNNNNNNNNNNNNNNNNNNNNNNNNNNNNNNNNNNNNNNNNNNNNNNNNNNNNNNNNNNNNNNNNNNNNNNNNNNNNNNNNNNNNNNNNNNNNNNNNNNNNNNNTAATATTTTACAGCTATTATATTTTATAGACTTATCCAATACAAATTCTTCAGTATTCCTATAGAAGTTAGCTACTACTAATATCTTTTCATCATTTAATTCCCTTATATAAGAAAATATAGACTTATGATCTTTATTTAATAATTTAAAATCACCATATACTACAACATCATTTTGCTTTCTAATTTGTATTAGTTTTTTGTAGTGATTAAATATTGAATYTTCATCTTNTAGATTATTTTTRACATTTATATCTACATAATTTGGATTAACCTTTAGCCATGGTTTTACTTTACTAAATCCACCATTTACACTATCATCCCATTGCATAGGCGTTCTTGCATTATCTCGTCCTTTAACATATATAGATTTCATTATATCTTCTTCTTTGTAACCTTCACTCTTTCTTTCCTTGTACATATTAAGTAATTCTATGTCTCTATAATCATCTATATTATCAAACTTAACATTAGTCATTCCTATTTCTTCACCTTGGAATATATATGGAGTTCCCTTTTGCATATGAAGTATAGTTGCTAACATTTTGGCACTTAAAACCCTGTACTCTTTACTATCATTTCCCCATCTTGATACTATTCTTGGAAGGTCATGATTGTTCCAAAATAAACTGTTCCACCCATCATGTTTAAGTTCTGTTTGCCATTTATTAAATACCTCTTTTAATTTTATAAAATTAAGAGGTGCTAAATCCCATTTACTTTTTCCTGGTATTTCATCAAGTCCTATATGTTCAAATTGAAATACYATACTTAACTCATTCTCATCAGGATTACTATAAAGTTTAGCAATCTCGGGTGTCGCTCCCCAAGTTTCACCTACTGTTAATACATCTCTATTTCCAAAAGTTTTAGAATTCATTTCCTTTAGATATTCATGAAGCTTAGGACCATTTCCTGTTATACCTTTATCTGGTTGTTTTCCTATTAAGTCTATAACATCTAATCTAAATCCACCAACACCTTTATCTAACCAGAAATTTATCATATCATATAATTCATTTCTCATATCTTCANNNNNNNGTTTAAATCTGGTTGTTTTTTAGAGAATAAATGTAGATAATATTCATTACCATTTTTCTCTAATTCCCATGCACTTCCACTGAATAATGATTTTATTTCATTTGGTACTGTNNNNNNNNNNNNNNNNNNNNNATATAATAGTCTCTATATTTACTTTTTTTATCAGTTTTTGCTTCTTTAAACCACTTATGCTCATCTGATGTATGATTTAAAACTAAGTCCATTAATATTTTTATACCACTTGAATTTGCTTCTTTTAAAAGATTATCCATATCTTCCATAGTTCCGAATTCATCCATTATATCGGTATAATCACTTATATCATAACC
Coding sequences within it:
- a CDS encoding TetR/AcrR family transcriptional regulator, with translation MKQNNMKETILITATNLITKKGIKNTSLADIAKACDISKGTLYYHYSSKNDLISDIADIHLEAITKSVIDCVSGIESNNKSSNMVNLIMEKIASIEGRGRIHMYILCEAITENDTLRESIKVKYLEWRNTLKKEISKTIKDDKDAEALSFLLVSIVDGLVVQGLLKSEKVPYENIAEFLVKXWL
- a CDS encoding alpha-glucosidase C-terminal domain-containing protein; its protein translation is MFNHYKKLIQIRKQNDVVVYGDFKLLNKDHKSIFSYIRELNDEKILVVANFYRNTEEFVLDKSIKYNSCKIL
- a CDS encoding alpha-amylase family glycosyl hydrolase, with amino-acid sequence MIEKKWWHNSVVYQIYPRSFNDSNNDGIGDLKGIIEKLDYLKELGIDVIXLSPVYKSPNDDNGYDISDYTDIMDEFGTMEDMDNLLKEANSSGIKILMDLVLNHTSDEHKWFKEAKTDKKSKYRDYY